The window CTGCTGGTCTTCAACGATACCCGCGTGATCAAGGCGCGCCTGTTCGGCGTGAAGGAAACCGGCGGCAAGATCGAGGCGCTGGTCGAGCGTATCCTCGATCCGCGCACCGTGCATGCCCAGGTGCGCGCCTCCAAGTCGCCGCCGCCCGGCACCCGCATCCGCCTGGCTGACGCCTTCGAGGTGACCGTCGGTGAGCGTTTCGGCGAGTTCTACACACTGCACTTCCCCGAGGATGCCTTCGCGCTGCTGGAGCAATACGGCAGCCTGCCGCTGCCGCCCTACATCGACCACGAGGCCGACGCCTACGACGAGACGCGCTACCAGACCGTCTACGCCAAGGAGCCCGGCGCGGTGGCCGCCCCCACCGCCGGCCTGCACTTCGACCAGGCCTTGCTGGAACAACTGGCCGCACGGGGCGTGCAGCAGGCCTTCGTGACCCTGCACGTGGGCGCCGGCACCTTCCAGCCAGTGCGGGTGGAAGACCTGTCGCAGCACAAGATGCACAGCGAGTGGTACACCATCCCGCCGGAAACGGTGGAGGCCGTGCGCGCGGCCAAGGCTGCTGGCCGCCGCGTGATCGCGGTGGGCACCACCAGCATGCGCGCGCTGGAGTCGGGCTCGCAGAGCGGCGCGCTCAAGGCCGGTAGCGACGACACGCAACTCTTCATCACCCCCGGCTATACCTTCAAGACCGTCGACCAGCTGGTGACCAACTTCCACCTGCCCAAGTCGACCCTGCTGATGCTGGTGTCGGCCTTTGCCGGCTATGAGCTCATCCGCGCCGCCTATGCGCACGCCATCGCGCAGAAATATCGTTTCTTCAGCTATGGCGACGCCATGCTGCTGACCCGTACCTGAGCAACCTGAACAAGAAACCCGAGAGCACCATGCTGGAATTCACCCTGCTGAAAACCGACGGAAAGGCCCGCCGCGGCCGCGTCAAACTGAACCACGGCACCGTCGAGACGCCCATCTTCATGCCGGTGGGCACCTATGGTTCGGTCAAGGCCATGTCGCCGCTGGAACTGAAGGAGATCAACGCCCAGATCATCCTCGGCAATACCTTCCACCTGTGGCTGCGCCCGGGCCTGGAAGTGGTCAGCAGGTTCGGCGGCCTGCACAAGTTCATCGGCTGGGACAAGCCCATCCTGACCGACTCCGGCGGCTTCCAGGTGTTTTCGCTGGGAGAGATGCGCAAGATCACCGAAGAGGGCGTGCATTTCGCCTCGCCCATCAACGGCGACCGCCTGTTCCTCTCGCCGGAAATCTCCATGCAGATCCAGCGCGTGCTCAATTCCGACATCGTCATGCAGTTCGACGAATGCACCCCCTACGAGATCGATGGCCGCCCCGCCACCCGTGAAGAAGCCGGCAAGTCCATGCGCATGTCGCTGCGCTGGGCCAAGCGTTCCAAGGATGAATTCGATCGTGGCGAGAATCCGAACGCGCTCTTCGGCATCGTCCAGGGCGGCATGTTCGAAGGCCTGCGCGATGAATCGCTGGCCGGGCTGGAAGAATTGGGCTTCGACGGTTTCGCCATCGGCGGCCTGTCGGTAGGCGAGCCCAAGGAAGACATGATGCGCGTGCTGGAACACGTGGGCCCGCGCCTGCCGGCCGACAAGCCGCACTACCTGATGGGCGTGGGTACGCCGGAAGACCTGGTGGAGGGTGTGGCCAATGGCGTGGACATGTTCGATTGCGTCATGCCCACCCGCAATGCCCGCAACGGCTGGATCTTCACCCGCTACGGCGACGTCAAGATCAAGAACGCCAAGTACAAGAACGATGACCGTCCCTTCGACGAGAGCTGCGACTGCTACGCCTGCAAGAACTTCTCGCGGGCCTACCTGCATCACCTGCATCGCGCCGGCGAAATCCTGGGCGCGCGCATGAATACCGTGCACAACCTGCACTACTACCTGCAATTGATGCAGGAGATGCGCGACGCCATCGACGCCGGCACCTTCCAAGACTTCGTGAAGAAATTCAAGGAAGACCGCGCCCGCGGCGTGGACTGATGAGGGCCAGCTGGCGCTGGCGCTAACGCGGGTGGGCCTGCCGGGCTTGCCCCGACAGGCGTTGCAACTGCTCCCACAATTGCGCCGGCGCAACCGGCTTGTGCAGCATCGGAATGCCGCTCTCGGCGGCCTCGCGCAGCCGCGCCGGCGCGGTGTCACCGGTGATGAGCAGGGCGCTGACCGGCTTGCCCAGCACGCGCCGCACGACAGCGATGGCGTCGGTGCCGTTGCTGTGCTGGCGCAGGCGGTAGTCGCTGATGACCAGCTCCGGCAGATGTTGCTGCGCCAGCGCCTCGGCCTGTTCCAGCGACTCGGCGCAGTGACAGCGGCAGCCCCAGTGTTCCAGCAGTTGCGCCATGCTCTCGCGCACGCGCTGGTCATCGTCGATCAGCAAGACCCGCAAGCCATGCAGATCATGCCGCACCGGCGGCGGTAGCGGCCGCAAGGCCGCCGCCAGGGAGGCGTCGTCCTGGCGCGCCAGGGGCAGCGTCAGGCGGAACACGCTGCCGCGTCCCGGGACCGATTGCACGCTCAGCGTAAGCCCCTGCAGGCGCGCCAGCCCTTGGGCGATGGCCAGGCCCAGCCCGAGACCCTTGCGATGGTCCCGCTCGGGATTGCCCAACTGGCGGAACTCTTCAAAGATCTCTTGCTGCTGGGCCGCAGAAATGCCGGCCCCGGTATCCCATACTTCCAGCCAGGCCTGCCCACCGCGCTGGCGGCAGGCCACCAGGATGCCGCCACGGTCGGTGTAGCGGATGGCGTTGGAAACCAGGTTGCGCAGGATCAGTTCGGTCAGCGAAGCATCGGCGCTGACCACCGCCCGGCTCTCGCGGCAGCGAAACACCAGCCCCTTGGCTTCGGCCTGCGCGGCCATTTCCTGGCTGATGCGGCCGACCAGCGCCTGTACCCTGAAGCGGGTGACCTGAGGCTCCACCACCCCGGCTTCGATGCGCGAATAATCCAGCAAGGTATGCAGCATGTCAGCGCAGTTGTCGGCCGCACGGCGCAGCTTGGCGACCACATCGCGCTGCATGGGGTCCAGCGGCGTCGTGTTGAGCACCTCCAGAAACAGGCCCTGCGCGTGGATAGGCTGGCGCAGGTCGTGGCTGGCCGCCGCCAGGAACTTGGACTTGGCCGCATTGGCCTGCTCGGCCTGGGCCAGCGCTTGCTGGGTCCTTTCGGATTCGTGCTGGAGC is drawn from Herbaspirillum seropedicae and contains these coding sequences:
- the queA gene encoding tRNA preQ1(34) S-adenosylmethionine ribosyltransferase-isomerase QueA, producing MYSLSDFDFELPPELIAQTPLAERSASRLLQVQGAQLTDRRFSDIVDLLQAGDLLVFNDTRVIKARLFGVKETGGKIEALVERILDPRTVHAQVRASKSPPPGTRIRLADAFEVTVGERFGEFYTLHFPEDAFALLEQYGSLPLPPYIDHEADAYDETRYQTVYAKEPGAVAAPTAGLHFDQALLEQLAARGVQQAFVTLHVGAGTFQPVRVEDLSQHKMHSEWYTIPPETVEAVRAAKAAGRRVIAVGTTSMRALESGSQSGALKAGSDDTQLFITPGYTFKTVDQLVTNFHLPKSTLLMLVSAFAGYELIRAAYAHAIAQKYRFFSYGDAMLLTRT
- the tgt gene encoding tRNA guanosine(34) transglycosylase Tgt, with the protein product MLEFTLLKTDGKARRGRVKLNHGTVETPIFMPVGTYGSVKAMSPLELKEINAQIILGNTFHLWLRPGLEVVSRFGGLHKFIGWDKPILTDSGGFQVFSLGEMRKITEEGVHFASPINGDRLFLSPEISMQIQRVLNSDIVMQFDECTPYEIDGRPATREEAGKSMRMSLRWAKRSKDEFDRGENPNALFGIVQGGMFEGLRDESLAGLEELGFDGFAIGGLSVGEPKEDMMRVLEHVGPRLPADKPHYLMGVGTPEDLVEGVANGVDMFDCVMPTRNARNGWIFTRYGDVKIKNAKYKNDDRPFDESCDCYACKNFSRAYLHHLHRAGEILGARMNTVHNLHYYLQLMQEMRDAIDAGTFQDFVKKFKEDRARGVD
- a CDS encoding hybrid sensor histidine kinase/response regulator, yielding MDASSPPRPGTLAPDAVAHQIQVEQIRLLCGNLGSSVVPGILVALLIVYALGERAGLWPLLAWAGGVIVSKLIDFADARRILAMSITPQQIGAVRRRLMLLHGLDGAAWGALAAVALDTGSPGGSILAIGVLAGVAGNSMSILSPVLPVFISFCIVELGMLAGWVWIMHDPSLQVLSAAALLYVASLLVQARNSARAAQAAITLRYENTELIRRLQHESERTQQALAQAEQANAAKSKFLAAASHDLRQPIHAQGLFLEVLNTTPLDPMQRDVVAKLRRAADNCADMLHTLLDYSRIEAGVVEPQVTRFRVQALVGRISQEMAAQAEAKGLVFRCRESRAVVSADASLTELILRNLVSNAIRYTDRGGILVACRQRGGQAWLEVWDTGAGISAAQQQEIFEEFRQLGNPERDHRKGLGLGLAIAQGLARLQGLTLSVQSVPGRGSVFRLTLPLARQDDASLAAALRPLPPPVRHDLHGLRVLLIDDDQRVRESMAQLLEHWGCRCHCAESLEQAEALAQQHLPELVISDYRLRQHSNGTDAIAVVRRVLGKPVSALLITGDTAPARLREAAESGIPMLHKPVAPAQLWEQLQRLSGQARQAHPR